In Candidatus Methylomirabilota bacterium, one DNA window encodes the following:
- a CDS encoding enoyl-CoA hydratase-related protein, with the protein MKVIYDVKDRVARITINRPEAMNAMDPDVYAGLSTAWTDVRDNPDVWVAIVTGAGDKAFTAGADLKAMTTRTRERADFFLTQQSMILNRGLEVWKPVIAAVNGYCLAGGMTLLFATDIRIAAEHAVFEISEVKRGILPGNGGTQRALRQLPYAIAMEMLLLGRRLTAQEGLAYGLVNAVVPRGDLLSTAEQYAGRLCEHGPLALRAVKELAIRSQSVPLEHGLRLEEAFQEFLRTTEDAREGPRAFAEKRKPVYKAR; encoded by the coding sequence ATGAAAGTCATCTACGACGTCAAAGACCGGGTCGCTCGCATCACGATCAACCGGCCCGAGGCCATGAACGCGATGGACCCCGACGTCTACGCCGGGCTCTCCACGGCCTGGACCGACGTGCGCGACAACCCCGACGTGTGGGTCGCCATCGTCACGGGAGCGGGCGACAAAGCCTTCACGGCGGGGGCCGATCTCAAGGCCATGACCACGCGAACGCGCGAGCGGGCGGATTTCTTCCTCACCCAGCAGAGTATGATCCTGAACCGGGGCCTGGAGGTCTGGAAGCCGGTCATCGCCGCCGTCAACGGCTACTGCCTGGCCGGGGGAATGACGCTGCTGTTCGCCACCGACATCCGGATCGCCGCCGAGCATGCCGTGTTCGAGATCTCGGAGGTCAAGCGCGGCATCCTGCCCGGCAACGGCGGCACCCAGCGGGCGCTGCGCCAGCTGCCCTACGCCATCGCCATGGAGATGCTGCTGCTGGGCCGGCGCCTGACCGCCCAGGAAGGGCTGGCCTACGGGCTGGTCAATGCGGTCGTGCCCCGGGGCGACCTGCTGTCCACGGCGGAGCAGTACGCCGGCCGGCTGTGCGAGCATGGCCCGCTGGCCCTGCGCGCCGTGAAGGAGCTCGCCATCCGGAGCCAGAGCGTGCCGCTGGAGCACGGCCTGCGGCTGGAGGAAGCCTTCCAGGAGTTTCTGCGGACGACGGAAGATGCCCGAGAAGGGCCGCGGGCCTTCGCCGAGAAGCGCAAGCCCGTCTACAAGGCGCGATGA
- a CDS encoding CoA ester lyase encodes MTPSRSALYVPGNRPEWIEKAVSYGADTLMLDLEDSVPGPEKAAARATVKAGVRMLKARGQACAVRINGFATGLTLDDLEAVLCPELERVLLPKVESPADLDQLDALLTHLERRLGIPEGQIETPLACETAPAMRSVYEIATRCRRVKRVSLAAGPGGDAARAIGYQWSKEGLETLFLRSKVVLDARAAGIAYPTISSWWNIKDLEGLERDARWNRALGYRGQTVMHPTHVPIVNRVFTPTADEIAYHQGLIAAMAEAARNGIAAVSYRGDMVDEAMVKTSRELLAFARAIGLQA; translated from the coding sequence ATGACCCCTTCACGCTCGGCACTCTACGTTCCCGGCAATCGCCCGGAATGGATCGAGAAGGCCGTGAGCTACGGGGCCGACACGCTGATGCTCGACCTGGAAGACTCCGTGCCCGGGCCCGAGAAGGCCGCGGCGCGCGCCACCGTCAAGGCCGGGGTCCGGATGCTCAAGGCCCGGGGCCAGGCCTGCGCCGTCCGGATCAACGGCTTCGCGACGGGGCTGACGCTCGACGACCTCGAGGCCGTGCTGTGCCCCGAGCTGGAGCGGGTGCTGCTGCCCAAGGTGGAGAGCCCGGCCGACCTGGACCAGCTCGACGCGCTGCTGACACACCTGGAGCGCCGGCTGGGCATCCCGGAGGGCCAGATCGAGACCCCGCTGGCGTGCGAGACAGCCCCGGCCATGCGCAGCGTCTACGAGATCGCCACCCGATGCCGGCGGGTCAAGCGGGTGAGCCTGGCGGCCGGCCCCGGGGGCGACGCCGCCCGCGCCATCGGCTATCAGTGGTCCAAGGAGGGGCTGGAGACGCTCTTCCTGCGCTCCAAGGTCGTCCTCGACGCGCGGGCGGCGGGCATCGCGTATCCGACGATCAGCTCGTGGTGGAACATCAAGGACCTGGAGGGGCTGGAGCGCGACGCCCGCTGGAACCGCGCACTCGGCTACCGCGGCCAGACGGTGATGCATCCCACCCACGTTCCCATCGTCAACCGCGTGTTCACGCCGACGGCCGACGAGATCGCCTACCACCAGGGCCTGATCGCGGCCATGGCCGAGGCGGCCCGGAATGGGATCGCCGCCGTGTCCTACCGGGGCGACATGGTCGACGAGGCCATGGTCAAGACGTCCCGCGAGCTCCTGGCCTTCGCCCGGGCCATCGGCCTTCAAGCCTGA
- a CDS encoding DUF2652 domain-containing protein — MDAHIEQGMLVLADISGFTAFVTATELEHGPPIIAALLEEVIGKLAPPLQIQEVEGDAVFALGPDGVLVPPERVLEVLEGAFIAFRQRQQDMQATETCSCNVCANISALDLKIVAHHGSFLRHVVGGRSQAAGVDVILAHRLLKNRLSARRAYLMLTEAALRWIGVDPARAGLVAHTERYEHLGDVRCFVKTLAPEPLAAPA; from the coding sequence ATGGATGCCCACATCGAGCAGGGAATGCTGGTCCTGGCCGATATTTCCGGATTCACCGCGTTCGTCACGGCGACCGAGCTCGAGCACGGACCGCCCATCATCGCCGCGTTGCTCGAGGAGGTCATCGGCAAGCTCGCGCCCCCGCTGCAGATCCAGGAAGTCGAGGGGGATGCGGTCTTCGCGCTGGGGCCGGATGGCGTCCTGGTTCCGCCGGAGCGCGTGCTCGAGGTGCTGGAAGGGGCGTTCATCGCCTTCCGTCAGCGCCAGCAGGACATGCAGGCGACCGAGACCTGTTCGTGTAACGTCTGCGCCAACATCTCCGCTCTCGATCTCAAGATCGTCGCTCACCACGGGAGCTTTCTCCGTCATGTGGTGGGGGGCCGGAGTCAGGCGGCGGGGGTGGATGTCATCCTCGCCCATCGACTGCTCAAGAACCGCCTGAGCGCCCGGCGGGCGTACCTGATGCTCACGGAAGCCGCGTTGCGCTGGATCGGCGTCGATCCCGCCCGCGCGGGGCTGGTCGCTCACACCGAGCGCTACGAACACCTGGGCGACGTTCGCTGCTTCGTGAAAACGCTGGCCCCCGAGCCGCTCGCCGCCCCCGCGTGA
- a CDS encoding methionine synthase yields the protein MRKSDDRILVTHVGSLPRDPVLRDLLVKQDRGQPIDEREFERQAEAAVRAVVARQLEAGIDIGNDGEQPRAGFSTYVARRMRGFGGESKRSLARDLAEFPDWAAMLQARRQNAARSANAPQALGEVSYDDLREAERECDLFLRATAAAPGQFTERFMTAASPGTVATILLNAHYESHERYVMALAREMRKEYELIHSRGLLLQLDCPDLAMERARFFQHESLGGFVRAVELHVEAINQATAAIPADRIRLHVCWGNYEGPHIHDVPLETILPVIVRARVGAISLPLANPRHQHEYRVLARQRLPEAMLFLPGVIDTTTNYVEHPEVVADRIGRAVEALGDRTRVIASTDCGFGTFAGSENCAASVVWAKLDSLRQGAALASRRLWGGQGPSA from the coding sequence ATGCGCAAGAGCGACGACCGGATCCTCGTCACCCACGTCGGCAGCCTCCCCCGCGACCCCGTCCTGCGCGATCTCCTCGTCAAGCAAGACCGCGGTCAGCCCATCGACGAGCGCGAATTCGAGCGCCAGGCCGAGGCCGCGGTGCGGGCCGTGGTGGCCCGGCAGCTGGAGGCTGGTATCGACATCGGCAACGACGGTGAGCAACCGCGCGCGGGATTTTCCACCTACGTGGCGCGGCGGATGCGGGGCTTCGGCGGCGAGAGCAAGCGCTCGCTGGCCCGTGACCTGGCCGAGTTCCCGGACTGGGCGGCCATGCTGCAGGCCCGGCGGCAGAACGCGGCCCGCAGCGCCAACGCGCCCCAGGCGCTGGGCGAGGTGAGCTACGATGACCTGCGCGAGGCGGAGCGGGAGTGCGACCTCTTCCTCCGGGCGACCGCCGCCGCCCCCGGCCAGTTCACGGAGCGCTTCATGACCGCCGCCTCCCCCGGCACCGTCGCCACCATCCTCCTGAACGCCCACTACGAGTCTCACGAGCGCTACGTCATGGCCCTGGCCCGGGAGATGCGGAAGGAGTACGAGCTGATCCACTCGCGAGGCCTGCTCCTGCAGCTCGACTGCCCGGACCTGGCCATGGAACGGGCGCGATTCTTTCAGCACGAGTCGCTGGGCGGCTTCGTGCGGGCGGTGGAGCTTCACGTCGAAGCCATCAACCAGGCCACCGCGGCCATTCCCGCTGATCGCATCCGCCTGCACGTGTGCTGGGGCAACTACGAGGGACCCCACATCCACGACGTGCCGCTGGAGACCATCCTGCCCGTCATCGTCCGCGCCCGGGTGGGGGCGATCTCCCTGCCCCTGGCCAACCCGCGCCATCAGCACGAGTACCGGGTGCTGGCGCGCCAGCGGCTCCCCGAGGCCATGCTCTTCCTGCCCGGGGTGATCGATACGACCACCAACTACGTGGAGCACCCAGAGGTCGTGGCCGATCGCATCGGCCGGGCCGTGGAGGCGCTCGGCGACCGCACGCGCGTGATCGCCTCGACCGATTGCGGCTTCGGCACCTTCGCCGGCTCGGAGAACTGCGCGGCCAGCGTGGTGTGGGCCAAGCTCGACTCGTTGCGCCAGGGCGCCGCCCTGGCGAGTCGACGACTGTGGGGAGGCCAGGGACCCAGTGCCTGA
- a CDS encoding PIG-L deacetylase family protein, producing MTEVPDRAMVIFAHPDDAEIASGGVIAKWVAAGCEVTYVLCTNGQAGTADRSLTPATLAQKRAEEQRAAADFMGVKHLVMLGYPDGELEDTREFRGDLVRALRQYRPNTVLVHDPYRTTGFQHRDHRHAGIATTDAVYPYARDHLHFPEQITREGLEPHKVRELWYWGMDQPNIIVDVTDSIDRQIAALIRHESQLPGFNVADGETIGQRLRRHAAEVAAGYGFRYGAVFRRLIARR from the coding sequence GTGACCGAGGTGCCCGACCGGGCGATGGTGATCTTCGCGCATCCCGACGACGCCGAGATCGCCTCCGGCGGGGTGATCGCCAAGTGGGTGGCGGCGGGCTGTGAGGTGACGTATGTCCTGTGCACGAACGGTCAGGCCGGCACGGCCGATCGGTCGCTGACGCCGGCCACGCTGGCCCAGAAACGCGCCGAGGAGCAGCGGGCCGCCGCCGATTTCATGGGCGTCAAGCACCTGGTCATGCTGGGGTATCCCGACGGGGAGCTCGAGGATACCCGCGAGTTCCGGGGCGACCTCGTCCGGGCCCTGCGCCAGTACCGGCCGAACACCGTGCTCGTCCACGATCCCTACCGGACCACCGGGTTCCAGCATCGCGATCACCGCCACGCCGGCATCGCCACCACCGACGCCGTGTACCCGTATGCCCGCGACCACCTGCATTTCCCCGAGCAGATCACCCGCGAGGGCCTCGAGCCGCACAAGGTCCGCGAGCTGTGGTACTGGGGGATGGACCAGCCCAACATCATCGTGGACGTCACGGACTCGATCGACCGACAGATCGCCGCCTTGATCCGCCACGAGAGCCAGCTCCCCGGCTTCAACGTGGCCGATGGGGAGACGATCGGCCAGCGCTTGCGCCGCCATGCCGCCGAGGTGGCCGCCGGCTACGGCTTTCGGTACGGTGCGGTCTTCCGGCGGCTGATCGCGCGGAGGTAG
- a CDS encoding mandelate racemase/muconate lactonizing enzyme family protein, with the protein MKISRVEALHCDGGWRPWTFVRLETDGGLVGWGECSDNRSPYGIAGCVRDLSDLLVGQDPRPVERLYWDMLRRVRQNLGGVSHKAIAGIELALWDLKAKALGVPVYELFGGPLRDRVRLYWSHCGTTRARMGSLLGTPTLKTYDDIAALGREVVARGFTALKTNMVIPGEPATVYFPGFASGINTTDGAPTVEILEAIDRLIGTFRAAVGPRIGLCLDLNYNFRTEGVLRIARLLEKYDLQWLEYDNWDPEALLQIKQASSTRLASCESLVTLRQYRPFLERHAVDVAIVDVPWNGFSQAVQIGRLAEACEINIAPHNYYSHLADLHSLHLCAVLPNVRIMEIDIDDVPWKGPLVTRPPVIRDGHIWLNDAPGWGADIDERVLREHPWPRPGEGSAPRFYGMDPGQMTARPR; encoded by the coding sequence ATGAAGATCTCCCGCGTGGAGGCGCTGCACTGCGACGGCGGCTGGCGGCCGTGGACGTTCGTCCGGCTGGAGACCGACGGCGGCCTCGTCGGCTGGGGCGAGTGCAGTGACAACCGGAGCCCGTACGGCATCGCCGGCTGCGTGCGCGACCTGTCCGACCTCCTGGTTGGCCAGGACCCCCGGCCGGTGGAGCGCCTGTACTGGGACATGCTGCGCCGCGTTCGCCAGAATCTCGGCGGGGTCTCCCACAAGGCCATCGCCGGCATCGAGCTGGCCCTCTGGGATCTCAAGGCCAAGGCGCTCGGCGTGCCGGTCTACGAGCTGTTCGGCGGCCCCCTGCGCGACCGGGTCCGCCTCTACTGGTCCCACTGCGGGACGACGCGGGCACGGATGGGCAGCCTGCTGGGGACGCCGACGCTCAAGACGTACGACGACATCGCGGCCCTCGGCCGCGAGGTGGTGGCCCGGGGCTTCACCGCGCTGAAGACCAACATGGTCATCCCGGGCGAGCCCGCCACGGTGTACTTCCCCGGCTTCGCCAGCGGCATCAACACGACCGACGGTGCGCCCACGGTCGAGATCCTCGAGGCCATCGACCGCCTCATCGGTACGTTCCGCGCCGCCGTCGGGCCCCGGATCGGACTCTGTCTGGACCTCAACTACAACTTCCGGACCGAGGGGGTCCTGCGCATCGCCAGGTTGCTGGAGAAGTACGACCTGCAGTGGCTCGAGTACGACAACTGGGACCCCGAGGCCCTGCTGCAGATCAAGCAGGCGAGCTCCACGCGGCTGGCCTCCTGCGAGAGCCTGGTGACGCTCCGGCAGTACCGGCCGTTCCTGGAGCGGCACGCGGTGGACGTGGCCATCGTCGACGTGCCCTGGAACGGCTTCTCACAAGCCGTGCAGATCGGCCGGCTGGCCGAGGCGTGCGAGATCAACATCGCCCCCCACAACTACTACAGCCACCTGGCCGATCTGCACTCTCTGCATCTGTGCGCCGTCTTGCCCAACGTGCGCATCATGGAGATCGACATCGATGACGTGCCGTGGAAGGGCCCGCTCGTGACCCGACCGCCCGTCATCCGCGACGGCCACATCTGGCTGAACGACGCGCCGGGCTGGGGCGCCGACATCGACGAGCGCGTGCTGCGCGAGCACCCCTGGCCGCGGCCCGGTGAGGGGAGCGCTCCGCGGTTCTACGGCATGGATCCCGGACAGATGACGGCGCGCCCGCGCTGA
- a CDS encoding amidohydrolase family protein translates to MDIVDSQVHIWGADTPDRPWPPGRAQDAQKPYPISKEAVLFQMDLAKVRRAVLVPPSWEGDRNDLALEAARRYPDRFAVMGRLAVQDPGSRAVVADWKKQPGMLGMRFTFHSEHYRHFLTDGTADWLWPAAERHGIPLMVLVPGALDVIDRIAGRHPGLKLVIDHVGISLREKAPKVFEDLPAVCRLAKHPNVAVKASGMPAWSTEGYPFRDLHPHIRTLVEAFGPRRTFWGTDLTRMPCTYRECIDLFTQELPWLKAEDLAWVMGRGVCEWLGWPL, encoded by the coding sequence ATGGACATCGTCGATTCGCAGGTCCACATCTGGGGTGCCGATACGCCCGACCGGCCGTGGCCGCCGGGCCGCGCCCAGGACGCGCAAAAGCCCTATCCGATCTCCAAGGAGGCGGTGCTCTTCCAGATGGATCTGGCCAAGGTTCGTCGCGCGGTGCTGGTGCCGCCGTCGTGGGAGGGCGACCGCAACGATCTGGCGTTGGAGGCCGCGCGCCGCTACCCCGACCGGTTCGCCGTCATGGGGCGGCTGGCCGTGCAGGATCCCGGCAGCCGCGCGGTGGTGGCCGACTGGAAGAAGCAGCCCGGCATGCTCGGCATGCGGTTCACCTTCCACAGCGAACACTATCGCCACTTCCTCACCGACGGCACCGCCGACTGGCTATGGCCGGCGGCGGAGCGCCACGGCATTCCCCTCATGGTCCTCGTCCCGGGGGCGCTCGACGTGATCGACCGCATTGCCGGCCGCCATCCCGGGCTCAAGCTCGTGATCGACCACGTGGGCATCAGCCTTCGCGAGAAGGCCCCGAAGGTCTTCGAGGACCTGCCCGCGGTGTGCCGGCTGGCCAAGCACCCCAACGTGGCGGTGAAGGCCTCGGGGATGCCGGCATGGTCGACCGAGGGCTATCCGTTCCGCGACTTGCACCCGCACATCCGCACCCTGGTCGAGGCCTTCGGCCCGCGCCGGACGTTCTGGGGCACGGACCTCACCCGCATGCCCTGCACCTACCGGGAATGCATCGATCTCTTCACGCAGGAGCTGCCCTGGCTCAAGGCCGAGGATCTGGCCTGGGTCATGGGGCGTGGGGTGTGCGAATGGCTCGGCTGGCCGCTGTGA
- a CDS encoding serine hydrolase domain-containing protein, which translates to MAQRFPLELSTPAALQLDAAALARLDELINRHIAEGRYPGAQIAVARHGKLALAKTYGDARLEPQRQAARDDTLWLLYSNTKVVTACAVWLLAERGALRFTDRVAEHLPGFEANGKGDITIIQLLSHRAGFPSAEVPKEVWEDHELLRRAVCGFTLEWTPGSRLHYHGRSAHWTAAAMIEAVTKTDYRAFIRDNVITPLGLGDELFVGLPDAEHGRAVDMHEPSPDGTRQVRRADENNAGFRRAGAPSSGGYATARAMAAFYHMMLAGGRLNGVRLFSPRLIQYVTRNVTGDMVDGYMGMPMHRGLGPHLRGTTDSIRGLGALASPRTFGHGGVGSSYCWADPDSGVSFAYFTNSRIPDPWHSARLDVVSNCVHSAID; encoded by the coding sequence ATGGCTCAGCGATTTCCTCTCGAGCTCTCGACCCCGGCGGCCCTTCAGCTCGATGCCGCCGCGCTGGCGCGACTGGACGAGCTGATCAATCGTCACATCGCCGAAGGACGGTACCCGGGCGCCCAGATCGCCGTCGCCCGCCACGGCAAGCTCGCCCTCGCGAAGACGTACGGTGACGCGCGGCTGGAGCCCCAGCGCCAGGCCGCCCGCGACGACACGCTCTGGCTGCTCTACTCCAATACCAAAGTCGTCACCGCCTGTGCCGTGTGGCTCCTGGCCGAGCGGGGCGCCCTGCGCTTCACCGACCGCGTAGCCGAGCACCTGCCGGGCTTCGAGGCCAATGGCAAGGGCGACATCACGATCATCCAGCTCCTGTCGCACCGCGCCGGGTTTCCGAGCGCGGAGGTGCCGAAGGAAGTTTGGGAGGACCACGAGCTCCTGCGGCGTGCGGTGTGTGGCTTCACCCTCGAGTGGACGCCCGGGTCACGGCTGCACTACCACGGGCGGTCGGCCCACTGGACGGCGGCGGCGATGATCGAGGCCGTCACCAAGACCGACTACCGGGCGTTCATCCGCGACAACGTCATCACCCCTCTGGGGCTGGGCGACGAGCTCTTCGTGGGCCTTCCCGACGCCGAGCACGGCCGGGCGGTGGACATGCACGAGCCGTCGCCGGACGGCACCCGGCAGGTCCGGCGCGCCGACGAGAACAACGCGGGCTTCCGCCGGGCCGGGGCGCCGAGCAGCGGCGGCTACGCCACGGCGAGAGCCATGGCCGCCTTCTACCACATGATGCTGGCTGGCGGCCGGCTCAACGGAGTGCGCCTGTTCTCGCCGCGCCTGATCCAGTACGTCACCCGCAACGTCACCGGCGACATGGTCGATGGCTACATGGGCATGCCGATGCACCGGGGTCTTGGCCCGCATCTGCGCGGAACGACCGATAGCATCCGGGGGCTGGGCGCGCTGGCCTCACCGCGAACGTTCGGTCACGGGGGCGTGGGCTCGTCGTATTGCTGGGCCGATCCCGACTCCGGCGTCAGCTTCGCTTACTTCACCAACAGCCGCATTCCCGATCCCTGGCACAGCGCGCG